The DNA sequence CTGCTAAAGGATATTTTCAGATGGAACCGTCTACACATAATGATATTTGGGATAACTATTTAAAATATCGTCAAGCGTTAGCAAACGATATTCTGTCTTTTCTTTCGAATGTTAATGCAAATAAGATTGATGAGCTGGAAACTAATGATAAATATGCGACCGCTATGGCGCGGGTTCATTATATGAGAGTTTCTGCACCCTTACCTAAAGCGGGTGATATTGCGGCACAAGCAAGATACTGGAAGCAGTACTATAACACGCCATTGGGTAAGGGAGTGCCACATGAATATATTGAAAAATGGAATAAATATGTTATTGGTACTACACCTTGAGTGCAAGAAGATTTGACATGCTAAATATTAAGTTTAATAAAATAATTTACCTCCTTTTTATGTTGTTGGGGTTTTTATTTATTAGTGCATGTAACGCGACAAGTCCAAGTGTGGTGACTTCAATAACAAACAACAACGCCTATTACCATTTAAAGTATTCACTGACTAAAGAAAACATCACTTATATTGATTCATTTACAGGTGAACAATTTATAATTAATGGTGGCCAGTTTGAAATTAGGCTTAAAAAATCCGAATTTCCAATTAGCTCTCCGAATTGTAAATCTGATCTGATACTTAGAATGCCATGGACAAATCCTGAGATCGTTAATAGTTATATATTCATTGCAGAAAAGTATGAAGTCTTTCATTATATTCAAAATTTGACTAAATCATCACAACCTAATGCTGTTGATATTTATGTGGAATTAAACCCATATGTTGAATTAAAGGAAGGGGAATTTAGCCTGACTCAGTGCAATATATATTTTAGGCAATCCAAGGGCCAATATATTTCAAAAATTGGCAATTTAAAATAATAAAAACATAACGGTACTAAAAGAAATAAAAAGACAGCCATTATAAAATTGACTGTTTTTTGAACTTATCTAAATCCATTTTTTTGTTTTTAGTCCGGTGGGTGGGTTGTGCCATCGCCTTTAAAAAGCCAAATCAGTTTTATTGATACGCCTTACTATCGCTGTAAAATAAAGTAAGAAAATAAAGTAAGAAGACACTCCATAAAGTTGCGGTAAAGAAAGGGATCAATAAATTCACGCTTCACAGACAAGTGCGCAGTGGCAGATGCACAGCCTGACACGATATAGAGAAGTTAAAAAATATTAGATAAGGCAAGGACGAAGCACTCATCCCCCACTTTATAAATCCTCAATAAACCGGTTTATCACTCAATTTAACCAATCTGTTATTAAAAAAAAATTAACTAATTGAATATCAATAAAATATAAATTAATGTTGCTTGTCTTTTACACTTCGGGGCTGGAAATGAAAAATTATACCGCCTCGTCATAGATCTTTAACTATAAAAGTGAGAAGTTTTTATGAATAACACTGCCAAACCAATTAAAACGCGAGAACTCCATAATCATCATTTTGATTCTACAATTTGGAATGAGCTTAATTTTAGAGACGATGATATTGTTATTTCAACCTACGCTAAATCAGGAACAACCTGGGTACAACAGATTATCTCTCAGCTTTTGTTCAACGGCGAAGAAGGACTGGAAGTGGCAGAAATGTCCCCATGGCTTGATCTGCGAGTGCCGCCTAAAGAGGTAAAACTGCCGATGGTCGAGGCACAGACTCATCGACGGTTTTTAAAAACGCATCTACCTGTTGATGCATTGACCTTTTCTGAAAAGGCTAAGTACATTTATATCGGCCGCGACGGGCGCGATGTTTTATGGAGCATGTTCAACCATCACTCGACTGCTAATCAGGCCTGGTATGAAGCTTTAAATGACACTCCCGGTAGAGTCGGACCCGCAATTGAAAAGCCATCGGGTTCAATAACTGAGTATTACCATCATTGGCTCGATCAAGATGGGCACCCTTGGTGGTCATTTTGGGAAAATATCCGATCTTGGTGGGCAATCAGAAATCTACCGAATGTCTATTTTTTGCATTTCGAAAATCTTAAAAACGATATGCCCGGAGAGATTCGCCGCTTAGCAGAATTCCTTGGAACCCCGATTGATGAAGACAAATGGGAGTCTATACTGCGCCATTGCAGTTTTGAATATATGAAAAAAAATGCCGCAAAAAGCGTCCCCCTTGGTGGTGCTTTTTGGAATGGCGGTGCACAAACCTTTATTCATAAAGGGACGAATGGTCGTTGGCGCGATGTCCTAAGCGCAGAGGATTCTTACAAATACGAGCATCGAGCAGCACAAGAACTCGATTCTAAATGTGCTTCTTGGCTCGCTACGGGTGAAATTTCACAGGGCTGAATCAATTGCATCGATGGATAAGACCAAAAGAGCTGAAAAAATGATCACTTGCGGGTTAAAATCATCCCTAACTGCGTTGTGATTTTTATTCAGAAGATACTGTCTTCACCTTTTGTAGTCAGCTAAAGCTATTCAAAATCGTTCCATACGATTGTGTGAAATGAGAATAACGATCGAATGCAACTTTAGTGTTGATTTTTCCTTCGCAATCATTGACCACTTCATTAATTCTTTTGGTATAACCAGGTTACATAAAGGTCTTTTGTGGATATTACTGCTTTGTAACGCGCTCAATAAATCAATATACTGTTCCACTGTAATTTCTGTTTTAATGGCAGAAATACAGAAAAATGCCGCTTTCCCGCAGGATTTATATTTCATTTTTTTCGTCACGTTTTGAACCACTGTTTAAATCTGCTATTCTAGTAACGTTATGAAATCATTGGCAGTGTCGGTGTTTCTTGTGGGAAGGTGGAATTATTCCGTCTAAAAAATATTATATTTTTATTGGGAAATGAAGTATGGGTTACTGGTATTTGGCAATTGCTATTGTAGCTGAGGTAATGGCAACATTAGCACTTAAAGCATCAAATGGTTTTTCTGATTTAACCTTCAGTGCTGTTTGTGTTATTGGTTATGCAGTTGCATTTTATTTCTTATCCTTAGTGCTTAAAACGGTACCCGTTGGTATCGCTTATGCTATCTGGGCAGGCATGGGAATAGTATTAATTGCATCAATAAGTGCTGTGGTCTATAAACAACTGCCTGATCTTGCGGCGGTGATAGGAATGTTGTTAATTTTGGTGGGTGTCATGGTTATTAATGTGTTTTCAAAAACAGTGAGCCATTAGAAGTCGAGCGGTAAGTGTGTGGGTCACGGCTTAACCCAATTGTTGGACAAGACCTGGCATTTATCGCTGTTATTTAACGAGAATAAAAAACCACGACTAAATTAATAGCGTGGTTTTTGTTTTTTATCAGACTGAAAATTAAGCAAAAACTTTTTGCAGTGGTGGCACTATTTGTTTTTTACGACTTAGTACACCCTCTAACCAAACTTTACCGTCGGTCGTTGCCTGACCAAAAGCCTGCTCGGTTAAATTTTCATTATCACTGACCACTAAAAGCTCTGAGCCTTCTTTCATGATATCGGTCAGCAATAATAAAACACTGTGACGCCCACCTTCGGCTTTTAATGCCGCAATATCGGCAGCAAGCTCGGCTTTAATATCATCAAAAACACTTAAGTCGATAACTTCTAATTGGCCAATGCCAATCTTGTTACCATTCATATTAAAGTCTTTAAAATCACGCTTAACTAACTCACGTATCGGCGTACCTTCAACAGCCGATTTTACCTTGAACATATCCATACCAAGGTCTTTAAAATCTTCAATACCGGCAATTTCAGCTAACGCTTCAACACATTTAATATCAGCAGTGGTACAAGTAGGAGATTTAAAAATAACAGTGTCACTTAAAATAGCGCACATCATCGCGCCTGCTATATTTTTAGGGATTTCTACATTATAAAAATCATACATCATTTTAATGATGGTATTAGTACAGCCGACAGGACGAACCCAAATTTCAAGTGGCGTCGTTGTGGTTAAGTCACCTAATTTATGGTGATCAATAATACCTAAAATAGTGGCATCATTAATATCATCTGGGGCAAGTTCAATATCGCTGTGATCAACAATATAAACACCTTCACCTGCATAACTGGTTTTAAGCATTGGCTGTTCAAAACCAAACTTATCTAAAATAAATAATGTTTCTGGGGTTAATTGACCTAAACGTGCGGGAACTGTGTCCTCACCTAAAGTGGTTTTTAAATATGATAATGCGATGGCTGAACAGATCGAGTCTGAGTCAGGGATCTTGTGACCGACAACATAATTTGGCATAAAAGTAATCTCCTTAAATTTGGCGCTATCTTAGCAAACTATGTTTTGTTTAGATATATAGTAAAAGTCTGGTCAAGAATAAATTATAAGGAGTTGTGAACTTTCTAACCCTTGTTAATGCTTTGAGCCGTTAGACAATAAAAAATCTGGAACATATAGGGTCACAGCTCATAACAAAAAGTAAAAAAACACAAAGTTAAATTATCTTATATTTCTTTCTAACTAATATATGAACCGCGATATAAAAGGCATGAGTCAGCAGGATTTTGCAAGCTTATGCGCATTAACTTTATCCGCCAGTAAATCCTGTTTGCAATAGGCTAGAATTAAGCTTAAGCAAAGGTTAAAAGCACACTGTCAAATTCATTTTGATAAACAGCAGAAAGTGTGTTGTTTTTCCCTGCTAAATAAATAACAAAAAAGGGCATCTTCTTTACTCTCTTTGCATCTTATATAAAACAATTTATATAAAAAAAGAGGATAAAGATTGATGAATTTTGCTTTTCCAATACCTTGATATGAAAAAGGGGGACGTGATGTTTGAAATTTTCACTCAATTTGCCGATTGGCTTACCTATCAACAACTGTCTTTATCGTCCGGGACAAAGCTTGCTGATGCGGTGCATTTTTTTATTGAAGATACGTCTAAGATCATGGTGTTACTAATCGTTATGATTTATGTCATTGCCTTGTTAAGAGCCTCTCTCAATGTGGAAAAAGTACGCTCTTATCTGGCTGGGAAAAGAAGACTCTTTGGCTATTTTTTAGGCAGTGTTTTTGGTGCTATTACCCCCTTTTGTTCATGCTCCAGTATTCCTGTTTTTCTTGGATTCACCAGCGCGGGGATCCCGTTAGGTATTACAATGGCATTTTTGATCACGTCCCCTTTAATTAACGAAATAGCCATTTTGTTACTGGTTAGTTTGTTAGGTTGGAAATTTACCCTGCTGTATATCGCGGTAGGGATGGTGATCGGTATGTTAAGCGGGTGGTTTCTTGATGTAATCGGGGCTGAACGTTGGCTGCAACCTTTTGCCGCCAAAGCGATGAAAAATAGTCAAGGAAAACCAACCCCCTCACAAGGTGAGGCAGCTGTTAAAATGACACTTTCAGACCGACATGCTTTTGCTAAAGGTGAAATGCTAGAAATCGTTGCCAGAGTTTGGAAGTGGGTATTTATTGGTGTGGGTATTGGTGCTGCTCTGCATGGCTTTGTGCCCGATGGTTGGATTGAAGCCCACCTTGGTCAAGGGCAATGGTGGTCTGTACCTGCCTCTGTGCTGGTGGGTATTCCACTTTACTCTAATGCCACGGGGGTAATTCCCATTATGGAAAGCCTGATCAAAAATGGTTTACCTATTGGCACTACTCTCGCTTTTTGTATGAGTACCGTCGCGGCAAGCGTGCCGGAATTTGTGATGTTAAAGCAAGTGATGCAATGGCGCTTACTGAGTTTACTTTTTGCATTGCTGTTAACAGCATTTACCCTTATAGGTTGGATATTTAATCTATCAATATGGAATTTCTAGGAGAAATAATAATGAAAAAATTTAAAGTATTAGGATCTGGTTGCACTAAGTGCATTAATACCGCTAAATTAATTGAAAAAATAGCGAAAGACAATGAAATTGAAGTGTTTGTTGAGAAAGTAACTGATTTAGAAACGATAATGAATTACGGTGTAATGTCCACACCTGGGGTTGTGATGGATGAAAAGGTTGTCCATAGTGGCGGTGTCCCTACTACAGAATCAATAAAAAAATGGTTTGATTTATAAAAAATATTGCCCCAAGCCTTTGATATTTATCGTTTAAGTTTTTAATCTGAAAGCATTCTGAGTAGGCAATAAGAGTGATGCATCACCATTCGATGCCTACGACGATCGCCGCGCAGAACGCCTGCAGATAAACCTGCAAGCCTGCACTTGTTGACAAAGTGCACCCAAAAAAATCAACATCTCCTCGTTAATAGTTAACTAAAATCGTTCATTTTCAACTCTCTATAGAAATCTCATTTTACTTGTTAAGTCACAGATGGCTTACAGAGGTTGCATTCACATTTTATTAACATTAGAGTTAACTAGGCTTATCGGTTTTATTGTATGGTTAATAATTGTTCGCAAATATTAACTGTAATACAAAGCTAAACAGGGAATGTTAGCTAGCTAGATCACTCCCCCCCGATCTATTTTTTAAATAAGGCAATGTAATATGCTAAAACGTATCGTTTATGGCGTATGTGGTGCAGCTATTGTAGGATTATGTGTATTTAGTATATACGCTTGGTACCCTGCAATAGATCCCGTCATACCTGCTCAAACAGACTATTCTCCAGAGATTATCGAACAAGGTAGAGTCCTTGCCGCAGCAGGTTATTGCAGCACTTGTCACACGCCATCAGGTGGAACGCCTTATGCAGGTAACTATGAAATGCACACCGACTTTGGCACCATTTATTCGAGTAACATCACCCCAGATGTCGAAACCGGTATTGGTAACTGGTCAGAAGCCGCTTTTAGCCGAGCGATGCGCATTGGTGTGAGTCGTGATGGACATCATTTATTACCTGCGTTCCCTTATGAACACTTTAATAAAATGACCGACGCGGATATTAACGCCATTTATGCTTATATCATGACGTCTGTACCGGCCGTTAACCAAGTCAAAAAAGATAACGATATTCCGTTTCCGCTCAATATCCGCTGGTTTCAAGCGGGTTGGAAACTTCTGTTTGCTGACACTCAACCTTTTGAAGTCAACAGCGAAAAATCAGCCGAGTGGAACCGTGGCGCTTATTTAGCTGAAGGTGTTGCTCACTGTGGCGCATGTCATACTCCACGTAATGCACTTGGCGGTGAAAAATATGACCAAATGTATCAAGGTGCTGCCATTGATGGTTGGATTGCACCCTCATTAACCTCTACCAGCACGTCACCACTCCCTTGGCGTTCGCAAGATTTCTACGAATACCTCAGCACAGGTAATTCGCTTTACCATGGTAGTGCCGCAGGTCCAATGGCACCGGTTATGCACGATGGTTTATCCGCTCTGCCAGACAGTGATCTTAGAGACATTAGCAATTATTTTGCCGATCTTGATCGCACTACCAAAATGGATGAATCACAATCTAATAAGATTTTACAAGCTGCAATAGACGCACAACATCAACAACCAGATCAACGGATCGATGAAGGTGCGCGTTTGTATGCCACTGCTTGCCAAGCATGTCATTACAGCAGCGACCAATTAGTCAAAGGCCGGCTATTGATTACCATAGGCTCAGCGACTCATCTTGATAAGCCAACGAACCTGATTAACGTCATACTGGACGGTGTTAGTAGCGATCAAGGAATCAGCGGCGTGGTAATGCCAGGATTCCGTGATGCACTTAGCGATCAAGACATTAGCGCAATAGCAGCTTATTTGCGTCAAACTGCAGGGGAAAACATCTGGCCTAAATTACAACAACAAGTGGGCGAGATCCGTAATCAACCCCGATTTGAGCAATAACTTCACTGGAGAAGTGCCAATGGCAAAATTTATTTTAAACGGCGAGCCGATGACTGCCGACGTAGAGAGCGATACTCCTCTACTGTGGGTCATTCGTGACGAACTCAACATGACGGGTACCAAATTTGGTTGCGGTATTGGAACCTGTGGAGCCTGTACTGTCCATGTGGGCGGACGTGCAACACGTTCATGTATTACTCCCATTTCGATAGTAGAAGGGGCTGAAATTACTACCA is a window from the Psychromonas ingrahamii 37 genome containing:
- a CDS encoding sulfotransferase domain-containing protein, with translation MNNTAKPIKTRELHNHHFDSTIWNELNFRDDDIVISTYAKSGTTWVQQIISQLLFNGEEGLEVAEMSPWLDLRVPPKEVKLPMVEAQTHRRFLKTHLPVDALTFSEKAKYIYIGRDGRDVLWSMFNHHSTANQAWYEALNDTPGRVGPAIEKPSGSITEYYHHWLDQDGHPWWSFWENIRSWWAIRNLPNVYFLHFENLKNDMPGEIRRLAEFLGTPIDEDKWESILRHCSFEYMKKNAAKSVPLGGAFWNGGAQTFIHKGTNGRWRDVLSAEDSYKYEHRAAQELDSKCASWLATGEISQG
- a CDS encoding DMT family transporter, producing MGYWYLAIAIVAEVMATLALKASNGFSDLTFSAVCVIGYAVAFYFLSLVLKTVPVGIAYAIWAGMGIVLIASISAVVYKQLPDLAAVIGMLLILVGVMVINVFSKTVSH
- a CDS encoding manganese-dependent inorganic pyrophosphatase; translated protein: MPNYVVGHKIPDSDSICSAIALSYLKTTLGEDTVPARLGQLTPETLFILDKFGFEQPMLKTSYAGEGVYIVDHSDIELAPDDINDATILGIIDHHKLGDLTTTTPLEIWVRPVGCTNTIIKMMYDFYNVEIPKNIAGAMMCAILSDTVIFKSPTCTTADIKCVEALAEIAGIEDFKDLGMDMFKVKSAVEGTPIRELVKRDFKDFNMNGNKIGIGQLEVIDLSVFDDIKAELAADIAALKAEGGRHSVLLLLTDIMKEGSELLVVSDNENLTEQAFGQATTDGKVWLEGVLSRKKQIVPPLQKVFA
- a CDS encoding permease, with the protein product MFEIFTQFADWLTYQQLSLSSGTKLADAVHFFIEDTSKIMVLLIVMIYVIALLRASLNVEKVRSYLAGKRRLFGYFLGSVFGAITPFCSCSSIPVFLGFTSAGIPLGITMAFLITSPLINEIAILLLVSLLGWKFTLLYIAVGMVIGMLSGWFLDVIGAERWLQPFAAKAMKNSQGKPTPSQGEAAVKMTLSDRHAFAKGEMLEIVARVWKWVFIGVGIGAALHGFVPDGWIEAHLGQGQWWSVPASVLVGIPLYSNATGVIPIMESLIKNGLPIGTTLAFCMSTVAASVPEFVMLKQVMQWRLLSLLFALLLTAFTLIGWIFNLSIWNF
- a CDS encoding thioredoxin family protein; the encoded protein is MKKFKVLGSGCTKCINTAKLIEKIAKDNEIEVFVEKVTDLETIMNYGVMSTPGVVMDEKVVHSGGVPTTESIKKWFDL
- a CDS encoding cytochrome c, which codes for MLKRIVYGVCGAAIVGLCVFSIYAWYPAIDPVIPAQTDYSPEIIEQGRVLAAAGYCSTCHTPSGGTPYAGNYEMHTDFGTIYSSNITPDVETGIGNWSEAAFSRAMRIGVSRDGHHLLPAFPYEHFNKMTDADINAIYAYIMTSVPAVNQVKKDNDIPFPLNIRWFQAGWKLLFADTQPFEVNSEKSAEWNRGAYLAEGVAHCGACHTPRNALGGEKYDQMYQGAAIDGWIAPSLTSTSTSPLPWRSQDFYEYLSTGNSLYHGSAAGPMAPVMHDGLSALPDSDLRDISNYFADLDRTTKMDESQSNKILQAAIDAQHQQPDQRIDEGARLYATACQACHYSSDQLVKGRLLITIGSATHLDKPTNLINVILDGVSSDQGISGVVMPGFRDALSDQDISAIAAYLRQTAGENIWPKLQQQVGEIRNQPRFEQ